AACGCGACGCGATGACTCCTCATCCTGGCATCCTGGGTAGCGGGCACGAAGGTGGACGCACAGATTTACGTTAGCTTCTGTTGCGAGATTGATCATCGCATGTCCTTGTCCCGACCCTGCGCCGGACCGATCGTACCATGAGTGTGTTGCGTCGCTGGTTCCAGACCGGTCTGTTGTGCGGGAGGGCGCAGTGCCGCTCAGCCGCGGGACGGGGGTCCATGTGCGGCGGGGCTCCTGCTCTGGCCCGGTTCTCCAGCTCTGAAAGGTACAAATGATATCTGAAAAAAAACCTCAGTGTCGACTTTTATCATGAGGGAGTTTTCCATAGCTCTGTTATCGATTAATTGGCCATGCACGTCTTTAAAAAGCAGGAGCGGATAATGGAGGTTAGTGATGCAGCGTTATGTCTGATGGTCCATTAGGGTCAAATGGACTGGATGACATTCAGAAGCAGCTACTTGGCTAGCTCCGACTGTGATCCAGTGTGTTGGATTCCTCTGATGAAATAGGCTCAGACTTGTCTAGACATGGCAGTTAAATAAAGCTCAATGTCGAGACAGTTGTTTGCGATAGGACCCTTGTTGAGAGGGACGAGGACCAGCGAATGGCGATACAAAAATTATCCTCTTCCGGGTGATGGAACCAAATGGCATTTGTATTGCTTACATACTTGTAAAACAATTATGTGACAATGATAACGGCAACAACGACTTAATGCTAACTTAATAAAAGCTTATGAGCGGTTCTCCCTCCTCAGCGCGGTGAATCGGACCTATGAACGGTTCTCCCCACAGCCCAGTGAACCTGCCCTATGACCTgttctcccccctcagcccggtgaaCCTCACCTATGACGTGTTCGACGGGAAGGGCGAGAGCACTCCGCTCGTGTTCCTCCACGGCCTGTTTGGGAGCAAGTCCAACTTCCACTCCATCGCCAAGTCCCTGGTGCAGCGCACCGGCAGGAAGGTAACGCAGGGAGGGAGCGCTGTTAGCAGCCCTGAGTGCGGTTAGCTGAGACCCTGTAGTAATGGATGGGGGTCTCAGCCACCTTGTTTCCCCCCCATCCCAAGTGTTGTAACCATCTTTTGTCCAGTTAGGTGCTGACCATTGATGCCCGTAACCATGGTACCAGCCCACACCATCCGGTGCTGACCTACGAGGCCATGGCCAGCGATCTCAAGCACCTGCTCACCAAGCTCCACATTGAGAAGTGTGTTCTGATTGGCCACAGCATGGGAGGGAAGGTAGCCATGACTACGGCGCTGACACAGGTAATGTCCTCAGTATAACAGGAGTTTAGGGCCAAAACACGGGGGTATTGAATTGAAAAGTATGACCACTCTGGCCCATCAAAAGTACCACAACAACACATCCATGAACAGGGGCCGACGGTGTTTAGTCAAGGTCATTGTTCCTTGTCCTGctcaccttcttcttcttcttcttcttcttcttcttcttcttcttcttcttctccttcctccccctgttGTCTGGTCCTCCAGCCTGACCTGGTGgagaggctggtggtggtggacatcAGCCCCGCCCAGACCACCACGCGGACCAACTTCCGCTTCTACATCAACGCCATGCAGGCGGTGACGGTGTCCAGCACGCTGCCCCGCTCCACCGCCAGGAGGATGGCCGAGGACCAGCTCCGCAAGCAAGTCAAGGTCTGACCCAGGGCCGGCCCTCCTGACCCAGCGCTGTCTCCCCTGACCAAGTGGAGTCCCCCTGGCCTAGTGGGGTCCCTAGTGGGGTCACTCCTGGCCTAGTGGGGTCCCTCCTGGCCTAGTGGGGTCCCTCCTGGCCTAGTGGGGTCCCTCCTGGCCTAGTGGGGTCCCTGACCTAGTGGGGTCCCCCCTAGCCTAGTGGGGTCCCTCCTGTCCTAGTGGGGTCCCCCCTAGCCTAGTGGGGTCCCTCCTGTCCTAGTGGGGTCCCCCCTAGCCTAGTGGGGTCCCTCCTGTCCTAGTGGGGTCCCCCCTAGCCTAGTGAGGTACCTCCTGATCTAGTGGGGTCCCTCCTGTCCTAGTGGGGTCCCTCCTGTCCTAGTGGGGTACCTCCTGATCTAGTGGGGTCCCTCCTGTCCTAGTGGGGTCCCTCCTGTCCTAGTGGGGTCCCTCCTGGCTTGGTGGGGTCCCTCCTGACCTAGTGGGGTCCCTCCTGGCTTGGTGGGGTCCCTCCTGACCTAGTGGGGTCCCTCCTGGCTTGGTGGGGTCCCTCCTGACCTAGTGGGGTCCCTCCAGACCTAGTGGGGTCCCTCCTGTCCTAGTGGGGTCCCTCCTGTCCTAGTGGGGTCCCTCCTGGCCTAGTGGGGTCCCTCCAGACCTAGTGGGGTCCCTAGTGGGGGCTAAAGTCCCTAGTGGGGGCTAAAGCATGGACAGCCCCCTAGTGGGGGCTGTCCATGCTTGAGATCCACGGTGGTTCCAAGCCTGACCGTCCTCCTCACACCTCCCCTCTCCAGAGCCCCCAGACCGTAACCCCAACACTGTAGGAATCCTACGCTCTTCCCCTTCAGGAACACTATCTGAATCCTACGCTCTTCCCCTTCAGGAACACTATCTGAATCCTACGCTCTTCCCCTTCAGGAACACTATCTGAATCCTACGCTCTTCCCCTTCAGGAACACTATCTGAATCCTACGCTCTTCCCCTTCAGGAACACTCTGTTCGCCAGTTCCTGCTGACCAACCTGGTGGAGACCAACGGCCAGTACTCCTGGAGAGTCAACCTGGCGGCCATTTCGGCGCACCTCGATGACATCATGAGCTTTCCAAGTCTGGACACCACCTACGACGGCCCCACCCTGTTCCTGGGTGGAGCGAGTTCTGCCTACATCAGGTAGGACCCACGGACCTGTCATGGACACAGACGGCTGGATAGAAGGGGGACTCTGTAGGAATGGCTGATCTGCACTGGTCTGGTACTGGTTGGTCTGGTTCTGGTTTAGCTGTACTGGGCTTGTACTGGTTGGTCTTGTTCTGGTTTAG
The Gadus morhua chromosome 7, gadMor3.0, whole genome shotgun sequence DNA segment above includes these coding regions:
- the abhd11 gene encoding sn-1-specific diacylglycerol lipase ABHD11 gives rise to the protein MSVLRRWFQTGLLCGRAQCRSAAGRGSMCGGAPALARFSSSESPVNLTYDVFDGKGESTPLVFLHGLFGSKSNFHSIAKSLVQRTGRKVLTIDARNHGTSPHHPVLTYEAMASDLKHLLTKLHIEKCVLIGHSMGGKVAMTTALTQPDLVERLVVVDISPAQTTTRTNFRFYINAMQAVTVSSTLPRSTARRMAEDQLRKQVKEHSVRQFLLTNLVETNGQYSWRVNLAAISAHLDDIMSFPSLDTTYDGPTLFLGGASSAYISSEDYPEIQRLFPCADIQYIPDASHWIHADKPLDFISSISSFLQS